The genomic window GAGAATGAAGATGTCATTGCCCGACACGATCATGTCGGTTCTGCTGTACCCCTTGCAGCACAGCGCCTGGTGCGCTTTCCTCGCGTATTCCTGCGCTTTGGCCGTGATGGTGTCGGAGAGCCTGGCAGGACAGATTTCCCTGGAGGCTCCGGGAGTGTACTTCGCTTTGTAGTCGAAAAACTCATAGGCTTCGCCGGGGATGATTTCGATCAGCGGCAGCGCCTGCAGATGATCATTTCCCAGCACCCCGCCCGTTATCTCGATGCCGTGAACGTATTTCTCGATGAGGCAGCGTCGGTCGTATTGCCAGCCGGTTTCGACCGCTGCAGCGAGCTGGTCCCGGTTCCTGACGATGCTCAGCCCGATGCTCGACCCTTCGTGCTCCGGCTTGACCACCACCGGCAGCCCGAGACGGTCCGCCACGGTATCGAGATCCGGCGGTTCCCGCCGGTCCGCCACCAGGTGTGGAGCGACCGGGAGGCCGGCGTGGATGTAAAGCTGCTTGCTCAAAATCTTGTTCATTGCCACGGCGCTCCCCAGAACGCCGCTCCCCTGGTAGGGAATTCCCAGAGACTCGAGCAGTCCCTGGATCGTTCCGTCTTCGCCCATTCTGCCGTGCAGAATGATCAGCGCCACGTCGATCTTTTCCGCGTCTGCCGCAAGGCGCGTCAGATCGTGAGCCGGGTCGTAGCGGAGGACGAGGTAACGCTGCTTGTCCAGCGCATTGAAAACCTGTTCCCCGCTTTTCAACGAAACTTCACGTTCCGCGGACGCCCCACCCGAGAGCAGCGCGACGGTCAATTTTTCAGTGCTCATAATGCTCCGATCCGGTTTCGTAGCTGTTGTCGTTCAAGGAAAGACCCATGATCTCCCGGCTGTCGGGAGTCACACTCAGATGCTCGAAAATCCTCAATTCCAGTTCCTGGTACAGGATGAGTTTCTCCCGCATGAATCTCAGGTGGCTCTCCGTCTTCGCATACCTTCGGACGAGGTCCTCGAACCGGTCGCTGATGGTGACGATCCGGTCGTGCTTGACTCTCTTGTCCGCGTAGTTGACCAGCAGGGATTCGTCGACTGGTCCCCGGAGCTTCGCCTCGTCGAGCGTGGCATGATCCTCGACGATGGGAGCCAGAAGCTCGAATCCGAGCTCGCCCACCATCTTCGCTCCCAGTTGGCTGTGGTTCTCTCCGGTTTGCAGGCCCCTTGCCTTGGCGATGTCGTGGAGGAGCGCGCCGGCTTCCAGCAACCGGAGGTCGAGTCTAACGCCGTTTCCGT from Syntrophobacter fumaroxidans MPOB includes these protein-coding regions:
- a CDS encoding D-alanine--D-alanine ligase family protein; the encoded protein is MSTEKLTVALLSGGASAEREVSLKSGEQVFNALDKQRYLVLRYDPAHDLTRLAADAEKIDVALIILHGRMGEDGTIQGLLESLGIPYQGSGVLGSAVAMNKILSKQLYIHAGLPVAPHLVADRREPPDLDTVADRLGLPVVVKPEHEGSSIGLSIVRNRDQLAAAVETGWQYDRRCLIEKYVHGIEITGGVLGNDHLQALPLIEIIPGEAYEFFDYKAKYTPGASREICPARLSDTITAKAQEYARKAHQALCCKGYSRTDMIVSGNDIFILETNTIPGMTATSLFPQAAAVAGISFSALLDRLIELALED
- a CDS encoding HD domain-containing protein, whose protein sequence is MIIPSRVECLALMSRMEMPVHIRKHSMMVAITAVFLGRMLNGNGVRLDLRLLEAGALLHDIAKARGLQTGENHSQLGAKMVGELGFELLAPIVEDHATLDEAKLRGPVDESLLVNYADKRVKHDRIVTISDRFEDLVRRYAKTESHLRFMREKLILYQELELRIFEHLSVTPDSREIMGLSLNDNSYETGSEHYEH